Proteins from a genomic interval of Paenibacillus sp. FSL H8-0048:
- a CDS encoding DnaJ C-terminal domain-containing protein, with protein MAANYYERLGVDKKASKQEIKKAYQKLAKKWHPDVNKAPEAEAKFKEAAEAYEVLGDEAKRKIYDEELRYGAAADSRGQRSYGSASSASWESPFGAGWSSGAASSGGIPEEDLFGMFFGSRGAADRAGFFSGGSSSRPGGSPWGDEFSTMQAQLEITLEQAYRGGNISVQAAGKDLNVQIPARSAEGAVIRVPGGGSGAGQGGDLLISLHLLPHEIYEPDGGDLLGTVEIAPWQAVLGGEAKVALPDGSSVKLKIPAGIASGGTLRLSGKGLRRLDGTNGDILFRMEMVIPAGTTEAEKKLYRQLAESGSFQAGAKRRTTGGAQRRRAGAR; from the coding sequence GTGGCGGCAAATTATTATGAGCGTCTTGGGGTAGACAAGAAAGCCTCGAAGCAGGAGATCAAGAAGGCCTATCAGAAGCTGGCCAAAAAATGGCATCCCGATGTCAACAAGGCCCCGGAGGCAGAGGCGAAATTCAAGGAAGCAGCCGAGGCATATGAGGTGCTGGGCGATGAAGCGAAGCGCAAAATCTATGATGAGGAGCTCCGCTATGGAGCCGCAGCAGATTCGCGGGGTCAGCGCAGCTACGGATCAGCCTCCTCTGCGTCATGGGAATCGCCGTTTGGCGCGGGCTGGAGCAGCGGAGCCGCCTCTTCCGGCGGTATACCGGAGGAGGATCTATTCGGGATGTTCTTCGGCAGCCGGGGCGCGGCTGACCGCGCGGGCTTCTTCTCCGGCGGCAGTAGCTCCCGTCCAGGCGGAAGCCCGTGGGGGGATGAGTTCAGTACGATGCAGGCCCAGCTTGAGATTACGCTGGAGCAGGCTTATAGAGGCGGTAATATCAGCGTTCAGGCGGCAGGCAAAGACCTGAACGTACAGATTCCCGCACGCTCAGCGGAAGGGGCCGTCATCCGGGTACCCGGCGGCGGAAGCGGAGCCGGGCAGGGCGGGGATCTGCTGATCTCGCTGCATCTCCTGCCGCATGAGATCTATGAGCCGGACGGCGGGGATCTGCTCGGCACGGTTGAGATCGCTCCCTGGCAGGCGGTGCTTGGCGGGGAAGCCAAGGTGGCGCTGCCGGATGGCAGCAGCGTGAAGCTGAAGATCCCTGCCGGGATAGCCAGCGGCGGAACGCTGCGTCTCTCCGGCAAGGGGCTGAGACGTCTGGACGGAACGAATGGCGACATCCTGTTCCGAATGGAAATGGTCATTCCGGCCGGAACGACCGAGGCGGAGAAGAAGCTGTACCGCCAGCTGGCGGAGTCCGGCAGCTTCCAGGCGGGTGCGAAACGGCGTACCACAGGCGGAGCGCAGCGGCGCAGAGCCGGAGCACGGTAA
- a CDS encoding Hsp20/alpha crystallin family protein: MFDLVPFGKRRDDAFGVLAKSLNEVFNDDFFAPLTSNALSFRTDIRESEGAYLIEAELPGFRKEEIDIDYSSPYLTIKAVRTEESSKENNGHQMVRRERRYGEYVRRFYVQDIAEEDIRASLKDGVLSLEVPKRQKSQGKRIEIQDGGNDTSDRKELQ, encoded by the coding sequence ATGTTTGATTTGGTTCCTTTTGGTAAACGCAGAGATGATGCTTTTGGTGTGCTGGCGAAGTCGCTGAACGAAGTGTTTAATGATGATTTTTTCGCACCACTGACAAGTAACGCGCTGTCTTTCCGGACTGATATCCGGGAGAGTGAAGGGGCATATCTGATCGAGGCCGAGCTTCCGGGCTTCCGTAAAGAAGAAATCGACATTGATTATTCCAGCCCTTACTTGACGATTAAGGCGGTTCGCACAGAAGAGAGCAGTAAGGAGAACAATGGGCACCAGATGGTGCGCCGCGAACGCCGGTATGGTGAATATGTACGCCGGTTCTACGTGCAGGATATTGCTGAGGAAGACATTCGTGCTTCCCTGAAGGATGGTGTGCTGAGCCTGGAGGTGCCGAAACGGCAGAAGTCCCAGGGCAAACGGATCGAAATTCAGGATGGCGGAAATGATACTTCAGACCGGAAAGAGCTTCAGTAA
- a CDS encoding GNAT family N-acetyltransferase: MNSNSRLLTGDKVYLRSLNGEDAGLYYEMFHGAEVRRLTGTKNHVTKEQIEQYIARKSGDDSTVLLLIALKENDEVIGDIAIQDIDGDNRNANLRIAIGDERHQGQGYGREALLLMLDYGFGILNLHRIELEVYSYNARAAHVYESIGFVQEGVRRQTLFYNHEYHDVIMMGMLESEYRERYLK, from the coding sequence ATGAACAGTAATTCAAGGCTTTTAACAGGGGATAAGGTATATTTGCGCTCCCTGAACGGGGAAGACGCCGGGCTGTATTATGAGATGTTCCACGGCGCGGAAGTCCGCAGGCTGACCGGTACCAAGAATCATGTCACCAAAGAGCAGATTGAGCAGTATATCGCCCGTAAATCCGGGGATGACAGTACGGTGCTGCTGCTGATCGCGCTGAAGGAGAACGACGAGGTGATCGGCGACATCGCCATTCAGGATATCGATGGGGATAACCGCAATGCCAATCTGCGGATCGCCATCGGGGACGAGCGGCATCAGGGCCAAGGGTACGGGCGTGAAGCGCTGCTGCTTATGCTGGATTATGGCTTCGGCATTCTGAATCTGCACAGGATTGAGCTGGAGGTCTACAGTTATAATGCCCGTGCTGCGCATGTCTATGAGTCCATCGGGTTTGTGCAGGAGGGAGTGCGGCGTCAGACGCTGTTCTATAACCATGAGTATCATGATGTGATTATGATGGGCATGCTGGAGAGTGAATACCGGGAGCGTTATTTGAAGTAG
- the pdxR gene encoding MocR-like pyridoxine biosynthesis transcription factor PdxR, protein MLLVPDLNEHSKTPYYIQLYDYLAKAILGGTLQSGTRLPSIRRLAALCGISATPVELAYQQLLAEGFIASKPRSGYYILPVRREGSPAAGERPSPAPRPITPRDPRHYTYDFHMSRNDFSLFPHKIWRSLYQEQLANPDLLQYGDPQGEPALRASIAAHLRQFRGLRCTEKQIVIGGDQYTLCSLVCLLLKGRMSGLGIEDPGYHLLPAAFRRSGYEIKPIPLEEDGLQLDKLYSSGADAVYISPSHQYPRGMTMPISKRLALLEWARSTGGYIIEDDYDGEFRYHGRPIPALQGLAESSPVIYMCSFAQSVTPALCIHYMVLPEELLPDYHSLRSELYLEHSASRLHQIALHYFMERGHFEKHLRRMRLLYQRKHDLLLRSIRQHFGAAAVLSGTDAGFHLLLSFKPPAAEAGTRVSNRASISTSAKELAAVAEAEGIRVTPMSYTWWAKPEYDEPEFILGFGGIAEDLIDEGIRRLAGAWLG, encoded by the coding sequence ATGCTGCTTGTCCCGGATCTGAATGAACATAGCAAGACCCCTTACTACATACAGCTCTATGATTATCTGGCAAAAGCCATCCTGGGCGGCACCCTCCAGAGCGGGACGCGCCTGCCTTCTATCCGCCGTCTGGCGGCGTTATGCGGAATCAGCGCCACTCCGGTGGAGCTTGCTTACCAGCAGCTTCTGGCAGAGGGCTTCATCGCCAGCAAGCCGCGCAGCGGCTACTACATCCTGCCCGTTCGCCGGGAAGGCAGCCCTGCCGCCGGGGAACGGCCCAGTCCGGCCCCCCGCCCGATCACGCCCCGTGATCCACGGCACTACACATATGATTTCCATATGTCGCGCAATGATTTCTCCTTGTTCCCGCACAAAATATGGCGCAGCCTCTACCAGGAGCAGCTGGCGAATCCAGACCTGCTCCAGTACGGCGATCCCCAGGGTGAGCCGGCCCTCCGCGCGAGCATCGCCGCCCATCTGCGGCAATTCCGCGGGCTGCGCTGTACGGAGAAGCAGATTGTAATCGGCGGAGACCAGTATACGCTGTGTTCTTTGGTATGTCTGCTGCTGAAGGGACGAATGAGCGGACTGGGTATCGAAGATCCGGGGTACCACCTGCTGCCAGCGGCATTTCGGCGCAGCGGATACGAAATCAAGCCAATTCCGCTGGAGGAGGACGGATTGCAGCTAGACAAATTGTACAGCAGCGGGGCAGATGCTGTGTACATCTCGCCGTCCCACCAGTATCCCCGGGGGATGACCATGCCAATCAGCAAACGCCTTGCTCTGCTGGAGTGGGCCCGCTCCACAGGCGGCTATATCATCGAAGATGATTATGACGGGGAGTTCCGCTACCACGGGCGGCCGATCCCTGCGCTGCAAGGGCTTGCTGAGAGCAGTCCGGTGATCTATATGTGCAGCTTCGCACAATCGGTAACCCCTGCCTTATGTATTCACTATATGGTTCTGCCGGAGGAGCTGCTGCCGGACTATCACAGCCTGAGAAGCGAGCTTTACCTGGAGCATTCAGCCTCACGGCTTCATCAGATTGCGCTGCATTATTTCATGGAGCGGGGGCATTTCGAGAAGCACCTGCGCCGGATGCGCCTGCTCTATCAGCGCAAGCATGACCTGCTGCTGCGCTCGATCCGGCAGCATTTCGGCGCTGCCGCTGTGCTCAGCGGAACGGATGCCGGATTCCATCTGCTGCTGAGCTTTAAGCCGCCTGCAGCAGAAGCTGGCACCAGAGTTAGCAATAGAGCCAGCATTAGTACCAGCGCAAAGGAGCTCGCTGCCGTAGCGGAAGCCGAAGGCATTCGCGTCACCCCCATGTCCTATACCTGGTGGGCCAAACCGGAATACGATGAACCTGAATTCATCCTGGGCTTCGGCGGGATCGCCGAGGACCTGATCGATGAGGGCATCCGCAGATTGGCCGGGGCATGGCTGGGCTAG
- a CDS encoding helix-turn-helix transcriptional regulator: MSKSKRLLDLMMTVNRKRKFTVRELADEFQVSSRTILRDLQELGELGVPLYSEVGPHGGYQVLNERILPPIAFTEEEAVAIFFASHALRHYKYLPFKEESLSALHKFYNYMTGDVRDRIDEMKNRIDFLTPARQAEFPYLPQLLEAATGQKVLLIDYQSKGRRQQRWIQPVGIYASNGLWYCPAYCFLRGCIRTFRCDRIQSAGYDEAGPAALDLRHIHLDNTEHYGSPPQEQAEQSLIRLYVELGSEGVQACEGEVWSPQLLHIRADGTGCLEGEVPGSDLGFFARFVIGLCSEATVQEPPELVAQVKRTLADMLEKYS; this comes from the coding sequence GTGTCGAAATCCAAAAGGCTGCTGGACCTGATGATGACCGTCAACCGCAAGCGCAAATTTACCGTAAGGGAGCTGGCTGACGAATTCCAAGTCTCTTCACGCACAATCCTTAGGGATTTGCAGGAGCTGGGGGAGCTGGGCGTACCGCTCTATTCCGAAGTGGGGCCGCATGGTGGGTATCAGGTACTAAACGAGAGAATCCTGCCGCCCATTGCGTTTACGGAGGAAGAGGCGGTGGCGATTTTTTTTGCCAGCCATGCCCTGCGCCATTATAAATATCTTCCCTTCAAGGAAGAATCCTTATCCGCCCTGCACAAGTTCTATAACTACATGACTGGCGATGTCCGTGACCGGATTGATGAGATGAAGAACAGGATTGATTTTCTGACCCCGGCGCGGCAGGCGGAATTCCCTTATCTGCCCCAACTGCTGGAAGCGGCCACCGGGCAAAAAGTGCTGCTGATCGATTACCAGTCGAAGGGCCGTCGACAGCAAAGGTGGATTCAGCCCGTCGGCATCTATGCCAGTAACGGACTGTGGTATTGTCCGGCGTATTGCTTCCTGCGGGGCTGCATCCGTACTTTCCGCTGCGACCGGATTCAGTCTGCCGGGTATGATGAAGCGGGACCGGCCGCGCTGGATCTGCGTCATATCCACTTGGACAATACGGAGCATTACGGCAGCCCGCCGCAGGAGCAGGCCGAACAAAGCCTTATCCGGCTATACGTGGAGCTTGGGAGTGAGGGGGTTCAGGCCTGCGAAGGAGAGGTGTGGTCCCCGCAACTGCTGCATATCCGTGCAGACGGCACAGGCTGTCTGGAGGGAGAGGTTCCGGGAAGTGATCTGGGCTTCTTCGCGCGGTTTGTGATTGGCCTGTGCAGCGAGGCAACGGTGCAGGAGCCGCCGGAGCTGGTGGCCCAGGTGAAGCGGACGCTTGCGGATATGCTGGAGAAGTATAGTTGA
- a CDS encoding VOC family protein, with translation MKLQMNPYILVDGSAEEAIAFYQEVLGAKVLFKQTMGEGPQNPENPMTEQEKALIAHAVLLAGETKFFVADYERGMPRSRGNSINICLTVETEAEAQQLFNSLKAGGTVDIELAPAYYSPAYGMVTDKFGVCFQIFMDNRK, from the coding sequence ATGAAACTGCAAATGAACCCTTATATTCTGGTGGACGGATCTGCTGAGGAGGCGATTGCCTTTTATCAGGAGGTGCTGGGCGCTAAGGTGCTGTTCAAGCAAACAATGGGCGAGGGCCCGCAGAACCCGGAGAACCCGATGACAGAGCAGGAAAAGGCGCTGATTGCCCATGCCGTGCTGCTGGCGGGAGAGACGAAGTTTTTTGTGGCCGATTATGAGCGGGGGATGCCGCGCAGCCGGGGAAACAGCATCAACATCTGTCTCACGGTGGAGACCGAAGCTGAAGCACAGCAGTTGTTCAACTCACTGAAGGCAGGCGGAACTGTCGATATCGAGCTGGCACCGGCCTACTACAGTCCTGCTTACGGCATGGTGACCGATAAGTTCGGCGTCTGCTTCCAGATCTTCATGGATAACAGGAAGTAG
- a CDS encoding DNA-3-methyladenine glycosylase family protein, producing MNDLLFELPLPEDFDLGACLEYMNRSPLECLFRTDEAGVSRMFRIEGGLLLVRLSVSEDHKLSVTRLHGAIPSVLEQEQLARYIVEWFDLDRDLAPFYSLAAADPLLGPLANEHRGLRIIGIPDLFEALCWAILGQQVNLAFAYRLKQRLTAEYGEALEWEGQTYYRFPGPEVFAAVQLEELCALQLTRSKAQTILTVAGLIAAGELSREELLALPSPAAAEQRLLQIRGIGPWTSQYVRMRCLRDASSYPVGDVGLQNVIKHLTGMDRKPTPAELLELARPWQGWEAYATFYLWRALY from the coding sequence ATGAACGATTTGCTTTTTGAGCTGCCGCTGCCGGAAGACTTCGACTTGGGAGCCTGTCTGGAATATATGAACCGCTCGCCGCTGGAATGCCTGTTCCGCACGGATGAAGCAGGCGTCAGCCGGATGTTCAGGATAGAGGGCGGCCTGCTACTGGTGAGGCTCAGTGTGTCCGAGGATCACAAGCTGAGTGTAACCCGGCTGCATGGGGCGATCCCTAGCGTGCTGGAACAGGAGCAGTTGGCCCGCTACATTGTGGAATGGTTTGATCTGGACCGTGATCTTGCCCCGTTCTACAGTTTGGCGGCGGCGGACCCGCTGCTTGGGCCGCTGGCCAATGAGCACCGGGGACTGCGGATTATCGGCATCCCCGATCTGTTCGAGGCCTTATGCTGGGCGATTCTGGGCCAGCAGGTGAATCTGGCTTTTGCCTACAGGCTGAAGCAGCGGCTGACCGCTGAATACGGGGAAGCACTGGAATGGGAGGGGCAGACCTACTACCGGTTCCCCGGACCGGAGGTGTTCGCGGCGGTGCAGCTTGAAGAATTATGCGCTTTGCAGCTAACCCGCAGCAAGGCGCAGACGATTCTTACAGTTGCCGGGTTGATTGCAGCCGGGGAGCTAAGCCGGGAAGAGCTGCTGGCGCTACCGTCCCCGGCTGCCGCCGAGCAGCGGCTGCTACAGATCCGCGGGATCGGCCCGTGGACCTCGCAATATGTCCGTATGCGCTGCCTGCGCGATGCGTCCTCTTATCCGGTCGGCGATGTCGGCCTGCAGAACGTGATCAAGCATCTGACCGGCATGGACCGCAAGCCGACGCCTGCGGAGCTGCTGGAGCTGGCCCGGCCGTGGCAAGGCTGGGAAGCATACGCCACCTTCTACTTGTGGCGGGCGTTATATTAG
- a CDS encoding methylated-DNA--[protein]-cysteine S-methyltransferase produces the protein MNPSPSRNNSRSTNTVRIYHHTLNPGKGEWTLWASDKGLIRISFPQDEGQLPASWLKMYAPAHELIEDAGRFEQLGVITLLERYFAGEPVDFSRVELDLWGTPFQQEVWRGLLTIPHGETASYKQLAERIGRPLAVRAVGAANGQNPVPVIVPCHRVIGANGTLTGFRGGLQMKQELLQLEGILNVKAAGHERFAF, from the coding sequence ATGAACCCAAGCCCAAGCCGGAATAACAGCCGGAGTACAAATACTGTAAGAATTTATCATCATACCCTGAATCCCGGAAAAGGGGAGTGGACCCTGTGGGCCAGCGATAAAGGCCTGATCCGCATATCCTTCCCGCAGGATGAAGGGCAATTACCCGCCTCCTGGTTGAAAATGTATGCGCCTGCCCATGAGCTCATAGAGGATGCCGGGAGATTTGAGCAGCTTGGGGTGATCACGCTGCTGGAGCGGTATTTTGCCGGAGAGCCGGTAGATTTCAGCAGGGTGGAGCTGGATCTGTGGGGCACCCCGTTTCAGCAGGAGGTGTGGCGGGGGCTGCTTACCATCCCGCATGGGGAGACGGCCAGCTACAAGCAATTGGCGGAGCGGATCGGCAGACCGCTGGCGGTTCGTGCTGTTGGTGCGGCCAACGGGCAGAACCCGGTACCGGTTATTGTACCCTGCCACCGGGTCATCGGCGCGAACGGTACCTTAACCGGCTTCCGGGGCGGACTTCAGATGAAGCAGGAGCTGCTCCAGCTGGAGGGAATTCTGAATGTAAAGGCGGCTGGTCATGAACGATTTGCTTTTTGA
- a CDS encoding bifunctional transcriptional activator/DNA repair enzyme AdaA: MDPQLFERIYDTVVRREPTYDGIYYTAVKTTHIVCRPSCRARTPKAANVVFYGSLQEAISSGFRPCKRCRPEEGGTLRPDAVLAAQADAIMDRRFGSKLTLQAMAEELKVSPFHLQRTYKRVTGQSPAARLDALRTEEARRLLAETDSGVAEVGTAVGFRTPSHFAAWFVKKTGLSPTEYRSKHNEGGNQHEPKPKPE; this comes from the coding sequence ATGGACCCGCAATTGTTTGAACGCATCTATGATACGGTGGTGCGGCGTGAGCCGACCTATGACGGCATCTACTATACGGCGGTGAAGACGACGCATATTGTCTGCCGCCCGTCCTGCCGGGCGAGAACGCCGAAGGCAGCGAATGTTGTATTCTATGGCTCCTTGCAGGAGGCTATTTCGTCAGGCTTCCGTCCCTGTAAAAGATGCCGTCCCGAAGAAGGCGGCACCCTCCGGCCGGACGCGGTCCTGGCGGCGCAGGCGGATGCCATTATGGACAGGCGGTTCGGCAGCAAGCTGACCCTGCAGGCGATGGCTGAAGAATTGAAGGTCAGCCCGTTTCACCTGCAGCGCACCTATAAGCGGGTAACCGGCCAGTCACCGGCTGCCAGATTGGATGCGCTGCGCACGGAAGAAGCCCGCAGGCTGCTGGCGGAGACGGATTCGGGAGTGGCTGAGGTTGGCACGGCAGTGGGGTTCCGCACGCCGTCCCATTTTGCCGCCTGGTTCGTGAAGAAGACGGGGCTGTCCCCTACAGAGTACCGCAGCAAGCATAACGAAGGAGGAAACCAACATGAACCCAAGCCCAAGCCGGAATAA
- a CDS encoding GNAT family N-acetyltransferase: protein MKLSDIRCERLSMQDSPAAAKLLSLDVDAAPDLLHALEEEPELFIAAYVDDTLLALVQMEAPAPQSHLNVFVAPQHRRQGIGRALMQVAEAQLQAGGARKISTSVRSGVSSSLAFARSLGYAPYYSLIYMERTGGSFPQETASARLYRDEDFVDAHSLYATAFHEMRMRVGCFPDSVVAEPNEGRRTAWAADAEDRLVYELDGEIAAYSHIHRNEISSVSVRSDLQGRGIGRTFVKYLCNEIHRRGYTNVTLSCVVGNEAIHLYNSLGFQETHRMEYMIKQDG, encoded by the coding sequence ATGAAACTATCAGATATCCGCTGCGAACGCCTAAGCATGCAGGATTCTCCCGCTGCCGCAAAACTATTAAGCCTGGATGTTGACGCTGCTCCTGACCTCCTGCATGCGCTTGAAGAAGAGCCGGAACTTTTTATTGCCGCTTATGTGGATGATACGCTTCTTGCGTTAGTCCAAATGGAAGCACCTGCACCTCAGTCTCATTTAAATGTATTCGTCGCCCCGCAGCATCGCCGGCAAGGCATTGGCAGGGCTTTGATGCAGGTGGCTGAAGCTCAACTACAGGCAGGCGGAGCCCGTAAGATCAGTACTTCCGTCCGGTCCGGGGTATCCTCTTCCCTTGCGTTTGCCCGCAGCCTTGGCTATGCCCCGTACTATTCACTTATTTATATGGAACGGACCGGCGGTTCTTTTCCTCAGGAAACGGCTTCAGCAAGGTTGTATAGAGATGAGGACTTTGTTGACGCCCATTCGCTGTATGCTACTGCTTTTCATGAAATGCGGATGCGCGTTGGCTGCTTCCCCGATTCTGTGGTTGCAGAGCCTAATGAAGGCAGACGAACAGCCTGGGCAGCGGATGCGGAGGACCGGCTGGTCTATGAGCTTGACGGGGAAATTGCGGCTTACAGCCACATCCACAGGAATGAAATCAGCAGTGTTAGTGTACGTTCTGATCTTCAGGGACGCGGAATCGGACGAACCTTCGTGAAGTACTTATGTAATGAGATCCACCGGCGCGGCTATACAAACGTTACCTTGTCCTGCGTTGTTGGGAATGAAGCCATACATTTGTATAACAGCCTCGGGTTTCAGGAAACGCATAGAATGGAGTATATGATAAAACAGGATGGTTGA
- a CDS encoding phosphotransferase enzyme family protein has product MSQQLLHQAAAAFGFDAETLVFLSNSSNEVYRFVKNNQPHILRMSAKPAAYVKQIQAEIDWVYYLALNGVRTSLPVHTSDGQLTAVYSQQEQCYIATAFQMAPGCFFDKSDPQLWGPSIFRLWGETMGRIHLLTKSYSPADPAARRSDWGRRRITNPYLHQGRYRMLTDKLEALEDVLSSLPRDTDSYGLIHNDFHPYNFHIDKGELTVFDFDDSIYGWYALDIAIAAVHAVWWGPPGKDRQSKNKFAAHFLNEFLTGYSLHHVLSAYWIQQLPMLMDYRNICSYFWWLDAWNGDESGLSESQQAAIAHAVMLISKGQRFEGCDFIL; this is encoded by the coding sequence GTGAGTCAACAACTGCTGCACCAAGCAGCGGCAGCCTTTGGATTTGATGCGGAAACTTTAGTCTTCCTGAGCAACTCAAGCAATGAAGTCTACCGGTTTGTCAAAAACAATCAGCCGCATATCCTAAGAATGTCAGCGAAACCTGCAGCCTATGTGAAACAAATACAAGCGGAGATAGACTGGGTCTACTATCTGGCACTCAATGGAGTGCGCACTTCCCTGCCGGTCCATACCTCAGACGGGCAGCTTACCGCTGTATACAGTCAGCAGGAACAGTGTTATATTGCTACAGCTTTTCAGATGGCACCCGGATGTTTTTTTGACAAAAGCGATCCGCAATTGTGGGGCCCCTCCATATTCAGACTATGGGGCGAGACCATGGGACGGATACACCTGCTCACCAAAAGCTATTCTCCTGCAGATCCCGCTGCAAGACGGTCTGACTGGGGAAGGCGGCGTATCACTAACCCTTATCTGCACCAAGGCCGCTACCGGATGCTCACAGACAAATTGGAAGCCCTGGAGGATGTCCTCTCCAGTCTGCCAAGAGATACGGATTCATATGGACTCATCCACAATGATTTTCATCCGTATAATTTCCATATCGACAAAGGTGAGCTTACGGTGTTCGATTTCGATGACAGCATCTATGGCTGGTACGCCCTTGATATAGCAATCGCAGCCGTCCATGCGGTCTGGTGGGGTCCCCCCGGGAAAGACCGGCAGTCCAAAAATAAGTTTGCCGCTCACTTCCTGAATGAGTTTCTGACCGGTTACTCTTTGCATCATGTGTTATCCGCTTACTGGATTCAGCAGCTCCCTATGCTCATGGACTACCGGAATATCTGCTCCTATTTCTGGTGGCTGGATGCTTGGAACGGCGATGAGTCCGGACTGTCTGAATCTCAACAAGCCGCTATTGCTCATGCGGTGATGCTAATCTCTAAGGGGCAGCGCTTTGAGGGTTGTGACTTTATCTTATAG
- a CDS encoding copper amine oxidase N-terminal domain-containing protein, which yields MPILKRLVPFCLILLFLFAGISSAAAASQAQSTTKPIQINIDGAFISADRSPLILAGRMMIPISTLASLGLHYSWDGIRHTVTITNSSNDQFEMTQGQSIAYKNGVPVQMDSEANNYNGRIMVPAKFVSEAFGYSVYYEKIREIIFIQSKNFTPDAQAIHSADLKQARLAAISLPVRYSFKPGTSAQSDHSQYYSYSFASKDATRYAYSNGEITTVVEITGTTATAIWQASEADIPGYPATTFGGVQPAYISDLFQDSFSYNNGVYSGYQRLSDGTVTTFKFSGLPYTDLIRAIPE from the coding sequence ATGCCTATACTGAAAAGGTTAGTTCCGTTCTGTCTGATCCTCTTATTCTTATTTGCCGGCATTAGCTCCGCCGCTGCTGCCAGCCAGGCCCAGTCAACCACAAAACCTATACAGATTAACATCGATGGGGCTTTTATCTCCGCTGATCGCAGTCCCCTCATACTCGCTGGCCGAATGATGATTCCCATAAGCACGCTTGCTTCCCTGGGGCTCCACTATTCCTGGGATGGTATCCGCCATACGGTAACGATTACGAATTCCTCAAATGACCAATTTGAAATGACTCAGGGACAATCGATTGCCTATAAGAATGGCGTACCGGTACAAATGGATAGTGAAGCCAATAATTACAACGGACGAATCATGGTTCCCGCAAAGTTTGTCAGTGAGGCATTTGGATACAGTGTGTACTATGAAAAAATAAGGGAAATCATCTTCATTCAATCCAAGAATTTCACTCCTGATGCCCAGGCCATCCATTCAGCAGATCTTAAGCAGGCCCGCCTGGCAGCCATTTCGTTGCCGGTCCGCTACTCTTTCAAGCCCGGTACAAGTGCACAAAGTGACCACTCCCAATACTACTCTTATTCCTTTGCCTCAAAGGACGCCACCCGCTATGCCTACAGCAATGGAGAAATAACCACTGTGGTTGAGATTACAGGCACAACGGCCACAGCCATATGGCAGGCTTCAGAAGCAGATATCCCCGGTTATCCGGCAACTACGTTCGGCGGTGTGCAGCCAGCGTATATTTCTGATCTGTTTCAGGATTCTTTTAGCTACAACAACGGGGTGTATAGCGGTTATCAGAGGCTTAGCGACGGCACTGTAACAACCTTTAAATTCTCCGGCCTCCCTTATACGGATCTGATCCGGGCCATCCCCGAATAA
- a CDS encoding copper amine oxidase N-terminal domain-containing protein, which yields MNKLLKIAISGLALTLVFSAGAFAATVAPKIIVNGNQVKTQTQPKIINGTVYVPIRAVSEGFDASIQWDNTTKTVYVDSDPNFGMERSSVAYVANRNLAYRWIMAYDERDHQGVLDVITPDFKTDIYNESFPAGTYNMETIVDMKAVASTDSTLTVRIVQRVTAEDEYKVKVERWNFIFGQGKIKSVKRVPDTAKYLDRYTLFPGANFGI from the coding sequence ATGAACAAACTTTTGAAAATAGCCATATCAGGATTAGCCTTGACCCTAGTGTTTAGTGCGGGTGCCTTTGCGGCTACAGTTGCTCCAAAAATAATCGTAAACGGCAATCAAGTGAAAACTCAGACGCAGCCTAAGATTATTAATGGTACGGTATATGTCCCGATTCGGGCCGTTTCAGAAGGATTTGACGCCAGTATTCAGTGGGATAATACAACTAAAACCGTGTATGTGGATTCTGATCCGAATTTCGGAATGGAGCGCAGCAGTGTGGCTTATGTGGCGAACCGCAACCTGGCATATAGATGGATTATGGCGTATGACGAACGGGATCATCAAGGAGTGCTCGATGTAATTACGCCTGATTTCAAGACCGATATCTATAACGAAAGTTTCCCGGCGGGAACGTATAATATGGAAACGATTGTTGACATGAAGGCTGTAGCAAGTACAGACAGCACCTTAACGGTGCGGATTGTCCAGAGAGTGACTGCGGAGGATGAGTACAAGGTGAAGGTGGAGCGGTGGAATTTTATTTTTGGGCAGGGGAAAATCAAGTCCGTGAAAAGGGTACCGGACACGGCAAAATATCTGGACCGGTACACCCTTTTCCCGGGAGCTAACTTCGGCATCTAG